A region from the Colwellia sp. PAMC 21821 genome encodes:
- the leuD gene encoding 3-isopropylmalate dehydratase small subunit, with the protein MENFTQHYGLVVPLDAANVDTDQIIPKQFLQKTTRTGFGQHLFNDWRYLDNDGKENNPEFILNKPEYKDASILLTGENFGCGSSREHAPWALQEYGFKVIIAPSFADIFYANCINIGVLPITLTAAEITELFKQSKDSLQHLTVDLINSTVSSGDKEYSFTMTPFHKYCLENGVDSVGWTLNKIAKIESYEAKMPAWQ; encoded by the coding sequence ATGGAAAATTTTACCCAACATTATGGTTTAGTTGTGCCATTGGACGCAGCAAATGTTGATACCGACCAAATAATCCCGAAACAATTTTTACAAAAAACTACTCGTACAGGGTTTGGCCAACACTTATTTAACGATTGGCGCTATTTAGATAATGACGGTAAAGAGAATAACCCAGAATTTATTCTAAATAAGCCCGAGTATAAAGACGCAAGTATTTTGCTAACTGGCGAAAATTTTGGTTGTGGTTCAAGTCGCGAACATGCGCCTTGGGCTTTGCAAGAGTATGGTTTTAAAGTAATTATAGCACCGAGCTTTGCTGATATTTTTTACGCTAACTGTATTAATATTGGTGTATTGCCAATTACGTTAACAGCGGCAGAAATAACTGAGCTATTTAAACAATCTAAAGATAGCTTACAACATTTAACCGTTGATTTAATCAATAGCACAGTTAGTTCTGGCGATAAGGAATATAGTTTCACCATGACGCCTTTTCATAAGTACTGTCTTGAAAATGGTGTTGATAGTGTCGGTTGGACGTTAAATAAAATTGCAAAAATAGAAAGTTACGAAGCAAAAATGCCCGCTTGGCAGTAA
- a CDS encoding TonB-dependent receptor, with protein MSTTFRIGTLAIAVGLALGTAPSFAAGFAEKAAKKESVERIAVIGSRSAPRSVAESPVPIDIIGGDELGKNASSDMLDMLVGAIPSLNARAQPISDAASLIRPVNLRGLPSDSTLVLLNGKRRHRASVIAFQGGGINDGAQGPDISVIPSVAIKQVEVLRDGAAAQYGSDAIAGVMNFVLKDDSDGGSMSVKHGSYYEGDGDQMIVDGNVGLPFTKDGFVNLSFQLKNADATSRSVQRPDAQGIADAGNTSIQDPAQIWGNPEVKDDITLFANVGLDLGDDKEFYMFGNYSERDVTGGFYYRNPHNRGNVYSIDGGETLLVGDIAQSQGAARTCDVVPANVGNVLNTPEYQAMVADPNCFSMNQIFPGGYTPQFGGNITDTSLTVGTKGDINSGMLEGWYYDVSGSVGRNESKFNLKNTLNPSLGLETPVDFQTGSYIQMEKTFNFDLVKGIDMGLDELVNVATGLEWREESFEIVSGEKASWEAGAFADQGFNIGSHGFKGFGPETQGRNDRRNIAAYVDVEAQLTEDFLLGAAVRYEDFNTFGSTTNYKLTAQYSLNDEISLRASHSTGFRAPTVGQANVVNTQTSLVMGELIQTFLAPPTNPLSAFYGGKELTPEESKSFAFGGVYQYDDFFFTLDYYNIEVTDRLAQSSQIDVLAADYAQLEALGVVNPELISAVTYFSNDFDTTTQGVDIVANYSMALMDGDTLLSLAYNWNETTVDKFNPATTDEGKVHRLEEGMPDHRATFTISQSWEDVSAFVRVNYFGEYFATHADDTCAVGCWNETADSAVTIDAEVSYYLNDSITLSAGANNLFDQEAHKLPEESYGVLGAQYYESGPFDYNGGFYYVKATYNF; from the coding sequence ATGTCTACAACATTCCGTATTGGTACTTTAGCTATTGCTGTTGGCTTAGCACTTGGAACAGCTCCAAGTTTCGCCGCTGGTTTTGCAGAAAAAGCAGCAAAAAAAGAAAGTGTTGAACGTATCGCCGTTATTGGTTCACGTTCAGCGCCACGTTCAGTAGCCGAATCACCGGTACCAATTGATATTATTGGTGGCGATGAGCTAGGTAAAAATGCGTCAAGTGACATGCTAGATATGTTAGTTGGTGCTATTCCATCATTGAACGCACGTGCACAACCTATTAGTGATGCTGCATCACTAATTCGCCCAGTTAACTTACGTGGTTTACCATCTGATTCAACGTTAGTACTTTTAAACGGCAAACGTCGTCACCGTGCATCAGTTATTGCTTTCCAAGGTGGCGGTATTAATGATGGTGCACAAGGTCCTGATATTTCAGTTATCCCAAGTGTTGCTATAAAGCAAGTTGAAGTATTACGAGATGGTGCTGCAGCGCAATATGGTTCTGATGCCATTGCTGGTGTAATGAACTTTGTATTGAAAGATGATTCAGATGGCGGTTCAATGTCAGTGAAACATGGTTCATATTATGAAGGTGATGGTGATCAAATGATCGTAGACGGTAACGTTGGTTTACCATTTACGAAAGATGGTTTTGTAAACTTAAGCTTTCAATTAAAAAATGCTGATGCTACTAGCCGAAGTGTACAACGTCCTGATGCACAAGGCATTGCAGACGCAGGTAACACTTCAATTCAAGATCCAGCACAAATTTGGGGTAATCCTGAAGTTAAAGATGACATTACTTTATTCGCTAATGTTGGTCTAGATTTAGGTGATGATAAAGAATTTTATATGTTTGGTAACTATTCTGAACGTGATGTAACCGGTGGTTTCTACTACCGTAACCCACATAACCGTGGCAACGTTTACTCTATTGATGGTGGCGAAACACTACTTGTTGGTGATATCGCACAATCACAGGGCGCAGCTCGCACGTGTGATGTTGTACCTGCTAATGTTGGTAATGTTCTAAATACTCCTGAATATCAAGCAATGGTTGCCGATCCTAACTGTTTCTCAATGAACCAAATATTCCCAGGTGGTTATACTCCGCAATTTGGTGGCAATATTACTGATACTTCATTAACTGTTGGTACTAAAGGTGACATTAACAGTGGCATGCTTGAAGGTTGGTACTATGATGTAAGTGGTTCAGTAGGTCGTAACGAATCTAAATTTAATTTAAAAAACACCTTAAACCCATCACTTGGTTTAGAAACCCCTGTTGATTTTCAAACAGGTAGCTATATTCAAATGGAAAAAACCTTTAACTTTGATTTAGTTAAAGGTATTGATATGGGGCTTGATGAACTGGTCAATGTTGCGACAGGTTTAGAGTGGCGAGAAGAAAGCTTTGAAATAGTTTCAGGCGAAAAAGCGTCTTGGGAAGCGGGTGCTTTTGCAGACCAAGGTTTCAACATTGGTTCTCATGGCTTTAAAGGTTTTGGTCCTGAAACTCAAGGCCGTAACGACCGTCGTAATATTGCGGCTTATGTTGATGTTGAAGCACAATTAACTGAAGACTTTTTACTTGGTGCTGCAGTACGTTATGAAGATTTCAATACCTTTGGTAGCACAACTAACTATAAGCTAACGGCTCAATACTCACTTAATGATGAAATTTCATTACGTGCTTCTCATAGCACAGGTTTTAGAGCACCAACGGTTGGCCAAGCAAACGTAGTAAATACTCAAACATCATTAGTGATGGGTGAATTAATTCAAACCTTCCTTGCGCCACCAACTAACCCGTTGTCTGCGTTTTACGGTGGTAAAGAATTAACGCCAGAAGAATCAAAAAGCTTTGCTTTTGGTGGTGTTTATCAATACGACGATTTCTTCTTTACACTTGATTACTACAATATTGAAGTAACAGATCGTTTAGCACAGTCTAGCCAAATTGACGTTTTAGCGGCAGATTATGCTCAACTTGAAGCGCTTGGTGTTGTGAATCCGGAACTGATTTCAGCGGTAACTTACTTTTCTAATGATTTTGATACCACTACTCAAGGTGTTGATATTGTTGCTAACTATTCAATGGCATTAATGGACGGTGATACGTTACTATCATTAGCCTATAACTGGAATGAAACGACAGTTGATAAATTTAATCCAGCCACTACCGATGAAGGTAAAGTACATCGTTTAGAAGAAGGTATGCCTGATCATCGCGCAACTTTCACTATTTCTCAATCATGGGAAGATGTATCGGCATTTGTTCGTGTTAACTACTTTGGTGAGTACTTTGCAACACACGCTGATGATACTTGTGCAGTTGGCTGTTGGAATGAAACTGCTGATTCAGCCGTTACTATTGATGCAGAAGTAAGTTACTACCTAAATGACAGCATTACATTATCTGCTGGTGCTAATAACTTGTTCGACCAAGAAGCTCATAAGTTACCTGAAGAATCTTACGGTGTACTAGGTGCTCAATATTACGAAAGTGGCCCGTTTGATTACAACGGTGGTTTCTACTACGTAAAAGCAACTTATAACTTTTAA
- a CDS encoding rhodanese-related sulfurtransferase — MNNISVCALYKFVRLENFEAIKPQLQKVMEDNAVKGTLLLALEGINGTIAGSQVGIDAVLAFINSDSRLSGVSSKCSFHQENPFQRTKVKLKKEIVTMGVEGIDPTLTVGTYVKPKDWNALISDPEVLLIDTRNDYEVEIGTFKNAINPNTETFREFPEYVEKNLDKNKHKKIAMFCTGGIRCEKSTAYLKEQGFDEVYHLEGGVLKYLEEVPEQETMWQGECFVFDARVAVNHSLERGKYDQCFACRYPITDEEKTSEHYIQGVSCPRCFDKYTDEQKSSFQEREKQINLAKARGEEHIGGDIKQVIAERRATKSANKQAQKK, encoded by the coding sequence ATGAATAACATTTCCGTTTGCGCATTATATAAATTTGTACGTTTAGAAAATTTCGAAGCCATTAAACCACAGTTACAAAAAGTAATGGAAGACAATGCGGTAAAAGGCACCTTACTTTTAGCACTTGAAGGTATCAATGGCACAATTGCGGGTTCACAAGTTGGCATAGACGCCGTACTCGCTTTTATAAATAGCGACAGTCGACTCTCAGGCGTTTCATCTAAATGCTCGTTCCATCAAGAAAACCCTTTTCAGCGTACTAAAGTTAAATTAAAAAAAGAAATTGTTACTATGGGTGTCGAAGGTATCGATCCAACACTGACTGTTGGCACCTATGTAAAGCCTAAAGATTGGAATGCGCTAATCTCTGATCCAGAAGTACTACTAATAGATACCCGTAATGATTACGAGGTAGAAATTGGTACCTTTAAAAATGCGATCAACCCAAACACCGAAACCTTCCGCGAATTTCCTGAGTATGTTGAGAAAAATTTAGATAAAAACAAACATAAAAAAATCGCTATGTTCTGTACCGGTGGTATTCGCTGTGAAAAATCCACTGCTTATCTAAAAGAACAAGGCTTTGACGAGGTATATCATTTAGAAGGTGGGGTTTTAAAATATCTTGAAGAAGTGCCAGAGCAAGAAACAATGTGGCAAGGCGAATGCTTTGTCTTTGACGCTAGAGTCGCCGTTAATCATAGTTTAGAGCGTGGTAAATATGACCAATGCTTTGCCTGTCGTTACCCTATCACTGACGAAGAAAAAACCAGCGAGCATTATATTCAAGGCGTAAGTTGCCCGCGTTGTTTTGACAAATACACTGACGAGCAAAAAAGCAGTTTTCAAGAGCGTGAAAAACAAATCAACCTTGCTAAAGCTCGTGGTGAAGAACATATCGGCGGTGACATAAAACAAGTTATTGCTGAACGAAGAGCCACTAAAAGCGCTAACAAGCAGGCTCAGAAAAAATAG
- the fahA gene encoding fumarylacetoacetase, which translates to MSNTNLLNETHNPALVSWVESANVENCDFPIQNLPFASFKLKSSEEDFRAGVAIGDQVVDLKALFALNVFTGDAQLALAQCCHSQLNNFMSMGKRFWSALRQALSQSLTQGSDLQATLASCLVAQADVEYALPCQIGDYTDFYTSIHHATSVGSKFRPDNPLLPNYKWVPIGYHGRSSSIEVSGSDFKRPKGQTKAPTATEPSFGPCKRLDYEMEVGIFIGNGNDLGEPISIENAENHVFGMCLFNDWSARDIQGWEYQPLGPFLSKSFASTVSPWIVTSEALAPYRATWTRDVADPQPMPYLESQQNRDLGSLDLNLQVLIETEAMRNAGQEAVQLSQSNFKDSYWTVAQMVAHHTVNGCNLRSGDMFGSGTQSGPNPEEAGSMLELSNAGSEPIKLPNGETRTFLEDGDCVIMKGWCKKSGAARIGFGEVSATILAAD; encoded by the coding sequence ATGTCGAACACCAATTTACTTAATGAAACGCATAACCCGGCTTTAGTCAGTTGGGTTGAATCTGCTAATGTAGAAAATTGTGATTTTCCAATTCAAAACTTACCTTTTGCGAGCTTCAAGCTAAAGAGCAGCGAAGAGGACTTTCGAGCAGGTGTTGCTATTGGTGATCAGGTTGTAGATTTAAAAGCACTATTTGCCTTAAATGTATTTACTGGTGATGCACAATTAGCCTTAGCACAATGTTGTCATTCTCAGCTGAATAACTTTATGTCGATGGGTAAACGTTTTTGGAGTGCTTTACGTCAAGCTTTGTCACAATCATTAACACAAGGTTCAGATCTACAAGCGACATTAGCATCATGTTTGGTCGCACAAGCGGATGTTGAATACGCCTTGCCATGTCAAATTGGTGATTACACAGATTTTTATACGTCGATTCATCATGCCACTTCGGTGGGCAGCAAGTTTCGCCCTGATAACCCTTTATTACCTAATTATAAATGGGTTCCTATTGGTTATCATGGTCGCTCTTCTTCAATTGAAGTTTCTGGTAGTGATTTTAAGCGGCCTAAAGGACAAACTAAGGCACCAACAGCAACAGAACCTTCTTTTGGCCCGTGTAAGCGTTTAGATTATGAAATGGAAGTGGGCATATTTATTGGTAACGGCAACGATTTAGGTGAGCCTATTAGTATTGAAAACGCTGAAAACCACGTTTTTGGTATGTGCTTATTTAACGATTGGTCGGCACGCGACATTCAAGGTTGGGAATATCAACCCTTAGGGCCATTTTTGTCAAAAAGTTTTGCTTCTACGGTATCGCCTTGGATTGTTACTTCAGAAGCCCTAGCGCCTTATCGTGCAACCTGGACACGTGACGTAGCCGATCCTCAGCCTATGCCTTACCTCGAATCACAACAGAATCGTGATCTTGGTTCTTTAGATTTAAACTTACAAGTATTAATTGAAACTGAAGCTATGCGTAATGCAGGTCAAGAGGCGGTGCAACTGTCACAATCCAACTTTAAAGACTCATACTGGACAGTGGCGCAAATGGTGGCGCATCATACGGTTAATGGTTGTAACCTGCGTTCAGGTGATATGTTTGGCAGCGGTACGCAATCGGGTCCTAATCCTGAAGAAGCCGGTTCAATGCTTGAGTTGTCAAATGCTGGTTCAGAGCCTATTAAATTGCCTAACGGTGAAACACGTACTTTCTTAGAAGATGGTGATTGTGTGATCATGAAAGGCTGGTGTAAAAAATCAGGCGCTGCACGCATTGGTTTTGGTGAAGTTAGCGCGACTATTTTAGCTGCTGATTAA
- a CDS encoding AAA family ATPase: MYTSYFGLEEKPFSIAPNPDYLFMSDRHREALNHLTYGLGDTGGFVLLTGEVGTGKTTLSRRLMENLPENTQAAFILNPTLSSQELLATLCDELKIRYRKTGATLKTLTDKIQQKLLKNHSDNINTLLIIDEAQHLQPEVLEQLRLLTNLETNTKKLLQVILIGQPELQQLLQRRDLRQLAQRITARYHLLPLNKQEVAQYLKHRLSVAKCFRNIFDKSAVSAIHKTCNGIPRLMNLLAERSLMNAYNSNNAVVNRKIVLQAAHDALGDEFEVKAWWKSSFVKVGGVISALTVVLVIGIWWGTYQLQGFQSKPSLMATDNETSIKVAQPVMQSNSISPADNNENALVQNTLTDTQTLINEKIVSDKETVISNNNIDSTTLVNAAEEQLLATNKKILAAEKKLANLQIAQQQSADDFTQPEKKVTPNNFVVEAEEGVSDALLASFKSAIEETKQNKQGVENPTVDNSDLLSLTQMPVWVQDGVPSIAFEMHIYASDGQGWVRVNGRDRYEGDYIGRELLLNEILPQKVILSFRGEKFTMDALTSWN; encoded by the coding sequence ATGTATACAAGCTATTTTGGTTTAGAAGAAAAGCCATTTTCAATTGCACCGAACCCTGATTATTTGTTTATGAGTGATCGTCACCGCGAAGCACTTAATCACTTAACCTATGGTTTAGGTGATACCGGTGGTTTCGTGCTACTTACCGGCGAAGTAGGTACTGGAAAAACTACGCTCAGCCGTCGTTTAATGGAAAATTTACCCGAGAATACCCAAGCAGCTTTTATTCTTAACCCAACACTTTCTAGTCAAGAGTTACTCGCCACCCTGTGCGATGAATTAAAAATTCGTTATCGCAAAACAGGTGCCACGTTAAAAACATTGACCGATAAAATACAACAAAAATTACTTAAGAATCACAGTGACAATATAAATACACTGCTAATTATTGATGAAGCTCAGCATTTACAGCCTGAAGTGCTTGAGCAATTAAGGTTATTAACCAATTTAGAAACCAATACCAAAAAGCTTTTACAAGTTATTTTGATTGGGCAACCTGAACTGCAACAATTGTTACAGCGTCGAGATTTACGCCAATTAGCGCAACGAATTACCGCGAGATACCATTTATTACCGCTAAACAAACAAGAAGTGGCTCAATATCTTAAACATCGTTTATCGGTGGCTAAGTGTTTTCGAAATATTTTCGACAAAAGTGCTGTCAGCGCAATTCATAAAACCTGTAACGGCATACCTCGCTTAATGAACCTGTTAGCAGAGCGCTCTTTAATGAACGCTTATAACAGTAACAATGCCGTGGTTAATCGTAAAATAGTCTTACAAGCAGCGCATGATGCCTTAGGTGATGAATTTGAAGTTAAAGCTTGGTGGAAAAGTAGCTTTGTTAAAGTGGGTGGGGTAATTTCAGCATTAACTGTTGTGCTTGTAATTGGAATTTGGTGGGGAACTTATCAACTGCAGGGTTTTCAATCAAAGCCCAGTTTAATGGCTACAGATAATGAGACTAGCATTAAGGTGGCTCAACCAGTAATGCAGAGCAACAGCATTTCCCCAGCTGATAATAATGAGAATGCATTAGTACAAAATACGCTTACTGACACACAAACCCTGATTAATGAAAAAATAGTATCTGACAAAGAAACCGTTATTTCTAATAACAATATAGATAGCACAACGTTAGTTAATGCAGCTGAGGAGCAGTTATTAGCGACTAATAAAAAGATACTTGCTGCTGAAAAAAAATTAGCTAACCTACAAATTGCACAGCAACAAAGCGCAGACGACTTTACCCAACCAGAAAAAAAAGTAACGCCAAATAACTTTGTTGTTGAAGCAGAAGAAGGGGTGTCAGACGCATTATTAGCAAGTTTTAAATCGGCTATTGAAGAAACCAAGCAAAATAAACAAGGCGTTGAAAATCCGACCGTAGATAACAGCGACCTTTTATCCCTAACGCAAATGCCTGTTTGGGTGCAAGATGGTGTGCCGTCGATAGCTTTTGAAATGCATATTTATGCCAGTGATGGTCAAGGCTGGGTCAGAGTTAATGGCCGAGATCGTTATGAAGGTGATTATATTGGCCGTGAATTACTGCTCAATGAAATTTTACCGCAGAAAGTGATACTGAGCTTTCGAGGGGAGAAATTTACCATGGACGCACTAACGTCCTGGAATTAA
- a CDS encoding superinfection immunity protein → MELITFLLIPILYFLPSIVAYDKKHPQANAIVIVNLFLGWTFLGWVVAFIWVFIESKKDGNDYNATLNTDAFTSHQLKVEEEAESKKWEIAKEYKKEVKNALNEIVLNVDKRSHNLAEYYLKDVFLNLGENQIDSHVINTIIQKIKDEEDIKKRESELALIELKKQVKDKEILSTKEVSNEISNQ, encoded by the coding sequence ATGGAACTAATTACCTTTCTTTTAATCCCTATTTTATATTTTTTGCCAAGTATAGTTGCTTACGATAAAAAACACCCTCAAGCAAACGCTATTGTTATAGTAAACCTATTTTTAGGCTGGACTTTCTTGGGTTGGGTAGTTGCTTTTATCTGGGTGTTTATAGAATCAAAAAAAGATGGTAACGATTACAATGCGACTTTAAACACTGACGCTTTCACTTCTCATCAATTAAAAGTTGAAGAAGAAGCCGAATCAAAAAAATGGGAAATCGCCAAAGAATACAAAAAAGAAGTAAAAAATGCTTTAAATGAGATCGTATTAAATGTAGATAAACGTTCACATAATCTAGCCGAATATTACTTAAAGGATGTATTCCTTAACTTAGGTGAAAATCAAATAGATTCACACGTAATCAATACGATAATTCAAAAAATTAAAGATGAAGAGGACATAAAAAAAAGGGAATCAGAATTGGCATTAATTGAATTAAAAAAACAAGTTAAAGATAAAGAAATTTTAAGCACCAAAGAAGTAAGTAATGAAATTAGTAATCAATAG
- a CDS encoding multifunctional CCA addition/repair protein, with the protein MADITQLLNTFLVGGAVRDSLLNRAVVDNDYVVVGSSVDEMRKLGFIQVGKDFPVFLHPKSKQEYALARTEKKAGQGYTGFNCNASSDVTLEEDLMRRDLTINAMAMDINGKIVDPYHGQVDLKNRVLRHVSSAFIEDPLRVLRVARFAARYHAYGFTVAPETISLMTQLSESGELLSLSGERIWQEMERSLADANPEVFFNVLYQCQALKSIWPDLHNLWGIPNPAKWHPEICSGLHTMMVLKQAVLLSTKTTVRFASVCHDLGKSLTEDETLPSHPGHETAGLPLIEALCTRLRVPTAHKNLALKVCQFHLHVHKAFELKPSTTLKLFEQLDVWRKPAEFEDFLLCCQADFTGRLGFETREYLQKDFLYRAFEMLNMITAKPFVEQGLKGLQIKEAISQQRLKVLTQFKVDYLQQNNII; encoded by the coding sequence ATGGCAGATATAACCCAACTACTTAACACGTTTTTAGTCGGTGGCGCCGTTCGTGACTCGCTGCTTAATCGTGCCGTTGTAGATAACGACTATGTCGTTGTCGGCTCAAGTGTTGATGAAATGCGTAAACTCGGTTTTATCCAAGTAGGTAAAGACTTTCCGGTATTTCTTCACCCCAAAAGTAAACAAGAATATGCGTTAGCGCGTACAGAGAAAAAAGCAGGCCAAGGCTATACTGGCTTTAACTGTAATGCCTCTTCTGATGTTACCCTTGAAGAAGACCTAATGCGCAGAGATTTAACCATTAACGCCATGGCGATGGATATAAATGGCAAAATTGTTGATCCTTATCATGGTCAAGTAGATCTAAAAAATCGAGTGCTTCGCCATGTTTCATCCGCATTTATTGAAGACCCTCTACGCGTTTTAAGGGTTGCCCGGTTTGCTGCTCGTTATCATGCCTATGGTTTTACTGTCGCGCCTGAGACAATATCTTTAATGACACAACTGAGTGAGAGCGGTGAGTTGTTAAGCCTTTCTGGGGAGCGGATATGGCAAGAAATGGAGCGCAGTTTAGCCGACGCTAACCCTGAAGTTTTCTTTAATGTTTTGTATCAATGCCAGGCATTAAAATCAATTTGGCCTGATTTACATAATTTATGGGGCATTCCAAATCCAGCTAAATGGCACCCTGAAATCTGTTCAGGTTTGCATACCATGATGGTATTAAAACAAGCGGTATTATTATCGACAAAAACCACCGTAAGATTCGCCAGTGTTTGCCATGATTTAGGCAAGTCGTTAACAGAAGATGAAACGTTACCATCACATCCTGGCCACGAAACTGCTGGCTTACCACTAATTGAGGCATTATGTACTCGTTTAAGGGTGCCAACAGCACATAAAAACTTAGCCTTAAAAGTTTGCCAGTTCCATTTGCATGTACATAAAGCGTTTGAATTAAAGCCTAGCACTACGTTAAAACTATTTGAACAACTCGACGTTTGGCGAAAACCAGCAGAATTTGAAGACTTTTTACTGTGTTGCCAAGCTGACTTTACCGGACGTTTAGGGTTTGAAACACGCGAATATCTGCAAAAAGACTTTCTTTATCGCGCATTTGAAATGTTAAATATGATCACAGCTAAACCTTTTGTTGAGCAAGGTTTAAAGGGCCTACAGATAAAAGAAGCGATATCGCAGCAGAGATTAAAAGTTCTAACACAATTCAAAGTCGACTATTTGCAACAAAACAATATCATATAA
- a CDS encoding inovirus-type Gp2 protein, translated as MAYITKDEAITVNDQTWWVNSQKSGLITHAVKAMINQVDAMLSHHSKIHIIRFDLRVYEYTENNGLMTAFNRRLHKWLKRKYNLKRVGFIWCRELETAKQQHYHYALIIDGHKVNYPHEITNRVKELWRQLDGSEYFPDNCYYNVKRDDYDSIQAAIWRISYLAKARGKGYKPDQTKNYGTSRIMCSSKSC; from the coding sequence ATGGCATACATAACCAAAGACGAAGCAATAACGGTAAACGATCAAACTTGGTGGGTAAACTCTCAGAAAAGTGGGTTAATCACTCATGCGGTTAAAGCGATGATTAATCAAGTCGATGCCATGTTAAGCCACCATAGTAAAATACATATAATACGGTTTGATCTTAGAGTTTATGAATATACCGAAAATAACGGGCTTATGACGGCCTTTAATCGCAGACTACATAAATGGCTAAAGCGTAAATACAATTTAAAACGTGTAGGCTTTATCTGGTGTAGAGAGCTAGAAACAGCTAAACAGCAGCATTATCACTATGCGCTAATAATAGACGGGCATAAGGTTAACTATCCTCATGAAATAACAAACAGAGTAAAAGAGCTATGGCGTCAATTAGATGGCTCTGAATACTTTCCTGATAACTGCTATTACAATGTTAAAAGAGATGACTATGACTCGATACAGGCGGCAATTTGGCGTATATCTTACTTAGCTAAAGCGCGTGGGAAAGGATACAAGCCAGATCAAACAAAGAATTATGGAACAAGTAGAATTATGTGTTCATCAAAGAGTTGCTAG